One region of Streptomyces sp. NBC_00442 genomic DNA includes:
- a CDS encoding DNA gyrase/topoisomerase IV subunit B — MTAETSVPSTALLSGADRDGSNYTARHLLVLEGLEAVRKRPGMYIGSTDSRGLMHCLWEIIDNSVDEALGGYCDHIEVILHDDASVEVRDNGRGIPVDVEPKTGLSGVEVVMTKLHAGGKFGGGSYAASGGLHGVGASVVNALSARLDIEVDRGTTHSISFRRGVPGIFTEQGPDAPFDPGSGLRKGKRVPKGRTGTRVRYWADRQIFLKDAKLSLDTLYQRARQTAFLVPGLTIVVRDERGLEGEGKTEETFRFDGGISEFCEYLAQDKAVNDVLRLSGSGTFKETVPVLDERGHMTPTEVTRELGVDIALRWGTGYDTNLKSFVNIIATPKGGTHVTGFERSVAKTVNEVLRSAKLLRVAEDDVVKDDALEGLTAVVTVRLAEPQFEGQTKEVLGTSAANRIVANVVAKELKAFLTSTKRDDKQQARAVMEKIVAAARTRIAARQHKEAQRRKTALESSSLPAKLADCRSDDVERSELFIVEGDSALGTAKLARNSEFQALLPIRGKILNVQKASVSDMLKNAECGAIIQVIGAGSGRTFDIDAARYGKIVLLVDADVDGAHIRILLLTLFQRYMRPMVEAGRVFAAVPPLHRIELVQPKKGQDKYVYTYSDNELRSTLLEFQRKNIRYKDTIQRYKGLGEMDADQLAETTMDPRFRTLRRINIGDLDASEQVFDLLMGNEVAPRKEFITSSAATLDRSRIDA, encoded by the coding sequence GTGACCGCCGAGACGTCCGTTCCGTCCACTGCGCTGCTGAGCGGGGCAGACCGCGACGGCTCCAACTACACCGCCCGGCATCTGCTCGTACTCGAAGGGCTCGAAGCGGTCCGCAAGCGGCCGGGCATGTACATCGGGTCGACGGACAGCCGTGGTCTGATGCACTGCCTGTGGGAGATCATCGACAACTCCGTCGATGAGGCTCTGGGTGGGTACTGCGACCACATCGAAGTGATCCTGCACGACGACGCGTCCGTGGAGGTGCGGGACAACGGCCGGGGCATCCCGGTGGATGTGGAGCCCAAGACCGGCCTGTCGGGCGTCGAGGTCGTGATGACCAAGCTGCACGCGGGCGGCAAGTTCGGCGGCGGCTCCTACGCGGCCTCGGGCGGCCTGCACGGCGTCGGGGCCTCCGTGGTCAACGCCCTCTCCGCCCGTCTCGACATCGAGGTGGACCGGGGCACCACGCACTCGATCAGCTTCCGCCGGGGCGTGCCCGGCATCTTCACCGAGCAGGGCCCGGACGCGCCTTTCGACCCGGGCAGCGGACTGCGCAAGGGCAAGCGCGTGCCCAAGGGCCGCACCGGCACCAGGGTGCGCTACTGGGCGGACCGGCAGATCTTCCTGAAGGACGCGAAGCTCTCGTTGGACACGTTGTACCAGCGGGCTCGGCAGACGGCGTTCCTGGTGCCGGGCCTGACGATCGTGGTGCGGGACGAGCGGGGCCTGGAGGGGGAGGGCAAGACCGAGGAGACGTTCCGTTTCGACGGCGGGATCAGCGAGTTCTGCGAGTACCTGGCGCAGGACAAGGCCGTCAACGATGTGCTGCGGCTGTCCGGGTCCGGCACGTTCAAGGAGACCGTTCCGGTCCTCGACGAGCGCGGCCACATGACGCCCACCGAGGTCACCCGTGAGCTGGGCGTCGACATCGCGCTGCGCTGGGGCACCGGATACGACACGAACCTGAAGTCGTTCGTGAACATCATCGCCACGCCCAAGGGCGGCACCCACGTGACCGGGTTCGAGCGCTCGGTGGCGAAGACGGTGAACGAGGTGCTGCGCTCGGCGAAGCTGCTGCGCGTCGCGGAGGACGACGTCGTCAAGGACGACGCCCTCGAAGGCCTGACCGCGGTGGTCACGGTGCGCCTGGCGGAGCCGCAGTTCGAGGGCCAGACCAAGGAGGTCCTGGGCACCTCGGCCGCGAACCGGATCGTCGCGAACGTCGTCGCCAAGGAGCTGAAGGCGTTCCTGACCTCCACCAAGCGGGACGACAAGCAGCAGGCCCGTGCGGTGATGGAGAAGATCGTCGCGGCCGCGCGGACCCGGATCGCGGCGCGTCAGCACAAGGAGGCGCAGCGCCGTAAGACGGCCCTGGAGTCCTCCTCGCTGCCGGCGAAGCTGGCGGACTGCCGCAGTGACGACGTGGAGCGCAGCGAACTGTTCATCGTGGAGGGCGACTCGGCGCTCGGCACGGCGAAGCTGGCCCGCAACTCGGAGTTCCAGGCGCTGCTGCCGATCCGCGGAAAGATCCTCAACGTTCAGAAGGCGTCGGTCTCCGACATGCTGAAGAACGCGGAGTGCGGGGCGATCATCCAGGTCATAGGGGCCGGCTCGGGGCGTACGTTCGACATCGACGCGGCCCGCTACGGCAAGATCGTCCTCCTGGTGGACGCCGATGTGGACGGGGCGCACATCCGGATCCTGCTGCTGACCCTGTTCCAGCGCTACATGCGGCCGATGGTCGAGGCGGGCCGGGTCTTCGCGGCGGTGCCGCCGTTGCACCGCATCGAACTGGTCCAGCCCAAGAAGGGCCAGGACAAGTACGTGTACACGTACTCGGACAACGAGCTGCGCAGCACGCTGCTGGAGTTCCAGCGCAAGAACATCCGCTACAAGGACACCATCCAGCGCTACAAGGGCCTGGGCGAGATGGACGCCGACCAGCTCGCGGAGACCACGATGGACCCCCGCTTCCGCACCCTGCGCCGGATCAACATCGGGGACCTCGACGCGTCCGAGCAGGTCTTCGACCTCCTCATGGGCAACGAGGTCGCCCCCCGCAAGGAATTCATCACCAGCTCCGCCGCCACCCTCGACCGCTCACGCATCGACGCCTGA
- a CDS encoding DUF7455 domain-containing protein, with protein MTTVLTPASPLTAADRCDRCGAQAYLRVVLTSGGELLFCAHHGRKFEPELKKIAADIQDETDRLTAVPESTSDEDH; from the coding sequence GTGACTACTGTTCTGACCCCCGCGAGCCCCCTGACGGCCGCCGACCGTTGCGACCGCTGCGGCGCACAGGCCTACCTTCGCGTAGTCCTCACCAGCGGCGGCGAGCTGCTCTTCTGCGCTCATCACGGACGTAAGTTCGAGCCGGAACTGAAGAAGATCGCCGCTGACATACAGGACGAGACGGACCGCCTCACGGCGGTGCCCGAGTCCACGAGCGACGAGGATCACTGA
- a CDS encoding S1 family peptidase, with product MRRSISRAVTGVAALAVTALGAPTPAGADEVVIGGQQVRISDSPWAVALSSRDRFGGTRAGQFCGGAVVSPTTVLTAAHCLRSDVLGMDVPQVRDLKVIAGRTELRTNEGQEIPVKATWVNPGYDPATNAGDMAMLTLAKPLPASYVIPAAAAGDPGYQPGTRATVYGWGDTTGAGSYPTALRAASVSVLSDAACEGPYPPNSDSTYLRATMVCAGDPRGGYDACQGDSGGPLVAGGKLIGLVSWGNGCGQRGYPGVYTRVSAVQWPSGTAV from the coding sequence ATGCGCCGCTCCATCAGCCGAGCCGTCACGGGAGTGGCCGCCCTTGCGGTCACCGCCCTGGGGGCGCCGACGCCCGCCGGCGCCGACGAGGTCGTCATCGGCGGACAGCAGGTCCGGATCTCGGACAGCCCCTGGGCGGTGGCGCTGTCCAGCCGTGACCGGTTCGGAGGTACGCGCGCCGGCCAGTTCTGCGGGGGAGCGGTGGTCTCGCCGACCACGGTCCTCACGGCCGCCCACTGCCTGCGCAGCGACGTGCTGGGCATGGACGTGCCCCAGGTGCGCGACCTCAAGGTGATCGCGGGCCGCACGGAGCTGCGGACCAATGAAGGACAGGAGATCCCGGTGAAGGCCACATGGGTGAACCCGGGCTACGATCCGGCGACCAACGCCGGGGACATGGCGATGCTCACCCTGGCCAAGCCGCTGCCGGCCTCGTACGTGATCCCCGCGGCCGCGGCGGGGGATCCGGGCTACCAGCCCGGCACCCGGGCCACGGTCTACGGCTGGGGCGACACCACGGGCGCCGGCAGCTACCCGACGGCCCTGCGGGCGGCGTCCGTCTCGGTGCTGAGCGACGCGGCCTGTGAGGGCCCCTACCCGCCGAACTCCGACAGCACGTACCTGCGGGCCACCATGGTGTGCGCGGGCGATCCCAGGGGCGGCTACGACGCCTGTCAGGGTGACAGCGGGGGGCCGCTGGTGGCCGGGGGCAAGCTCATCGGCCTGGTGTCCTGGGGGAACGGCTGTGGGCAGCGCGGCTACCCGGGGGTCTACACCAGGGTGTCGGCCGTGCAGTGGCCCTCCGGCACGGCCGTCTGA
- a CDS encoding RNA polymerase sigma factor: MSASTSRTLPPEIAESESVMALIERGKADGQIAGDDVRRAFEADQIPPTQWKNVLRSLNQILEEEGVTLMVSAAESPKRTRKSVAAKSPAKRTATKTVAAKTTVTTTRTVAASAAPSESVDVPADEAEDAPKKAVAKKAAVKKTAAKKTVAKKTAAKKTAAKKGDDEEAVEGDELIDEAAPGKGDDEEPEGESKGFVLSDEDEDDAPAQQVAVAGATADPVKDYLKQIGKVPLLNAEQEVELAKRIEAGLFAEDKLANADKLAPKLKRELEIIAEDGRRAKNHLLEANLRLVVSLAKRYTGRGMLFLDLIQEGNLGLIRAVEKFDYTKGYKFSTYATWWIRQAITRAMADQARTIRIPVHMVEVINKLARVQRQMLQDLGREPTPEELAKELDMTPEKVIEVQKYGREPISLHTPLGEDGDSEFGDLIEDSEAVVPADAVSFTLLQEQLHSVLDTLSEREAGVVSMRFGLTDGQPKTLDEIGKVYGVTRERIRQIESKTMSKLRHPSRSQVLRDYLD, from the coding sequence GTGTCGGCCAGCACATCCCGTACGCTCCCGCCGGAGATCGCCGAGTCCGAGTCTGTGATGGCGCTCATCGAGCGGGGAAAGGCTGATGGACAGATCGCCGGCGATGACGTGCGTCGGGCCTTCGAAGCCGACCAGATTCCGCCGACCCAGTGGAAGAATGTTCTGCGCAGCCTCAACCAGATCCTCGAGGAAGAGGGTGTGACGCTGATGGTCAGTGCCGCGGAATCACCGAAGCGCACACGCAAGAGCGTCGCAGCGAAGAGCCCGGCGAAGCGCACCGCCACCAAGACGGTCGCGGCCAAGACGACCGTGACCACCACCAGGACCGTCGCCGCCTCCGCGGCCCCGTCCGAGAGCGTGGACGTGCCGGCCGACGAGGCCGAGGACGCCCCCAAGAAGGCTGTCGCCAAGAAGGCGGCCGTCAAGAAGACCGCCGCCAAGAAGACGGTGGCCAAGAAGACCGCGGCGAAGAAGACCGCCGCCAAGAAGGGCGACGACGAGGAAGCCGTCGAGGGCGACGAGCTCATCGACGAGGCCGCGCCGGGCAAGGGCGACGACGAGGAGCCCGAGGGCGAGAGCAAGGGCTTCGTCCTGTCCGACGAGGACGAGGACGACGCGCCCGCGCAGCAGGTCGCCGTCGCGGGAGCCACCGCCGACCCGGTCAAGGACTACCTCAAGCAGATCGGCAAGGTCCCGCTGCTCAACGCCGAGCAGGAGGTCGAGCTCGCCAAGCGCATCGAGGCGGGCCTGTTCGCCGAGGACAAGCTGGCGAACGCCGACAAGCTGGCGCCGAAGCTCAAGCGCGAGCTGGAGATCATCGCCGAGGACGGCCGCCGCGCCAAGAACCACCTCCTGGAGGCCAACCTCCGTCTGGTGGTCTCCCTGGCCAAGCGCTACACCGGCCGCGGCATGCTCTTCCTGGACCTGATCCAGGAGGGCAACCTGGGTCTGATCCGCGCGGTCGAGAAGTTCGACTACACCAAGGGCTACAAGTTCTCCACGTACGCCACCTGGTGGATCCGTCAGGCGATCACCCGCGCCATGGCCGACCAGGCCCGCACCATCCGCATCCCGGTGCACATGGTCGAGGTCATCAACAAGCTCGCGCGCGTCCAGCGCCAGATGCTCCAGGACCTGGGCCGCGAGCCCACCCCGGAGGAGCTGGCCAAGGAGCTCGACATGACCCCTGAGAAGGTCATCGAGGTCCAGAAGTACGGGCGTGAGCCGATCTCGCTGCACACCCCCCTGGGTGAGGACGGCGACAGCGAGTTCGGTGACCTGATCGAGGACTCCGAGGCGGTCGTGCCGGCCGACGCGGTCAGCTTCACGCTCCTCCAGGAGCAGCTGCACTCGGTCCTGGACACCCTGTCCGAGCGTGAGGCGGGCGTGGTCTCCATGCGTTTCGGTCTCACCGACGGCCAGCCGAAGACGCTGGACGAGATCGGCAAGGTCTACGGCGTGACCCGCGAGCGGATCCGCCAGATCGAGTCCAAGACCATGTCGAAGCTGCGCCACCCGTCGCGTTCGCAGGTTCTGCGCGACTACCTCGACTAG
- a CDS encoding FadR/GntR family transcriptional regulator has product MSTLAHTMMTARTAEAGLSAPADLDRYPYGEARPTDRLGAPAWDGGDGELGRVGRRTAGSRGRGLHGQLVQQLGQMIVSGDLGADRPLVPEEIGQRFEVSRTVVRESLRVLEAKGLVSARPNVGTRVRPVSDWNLLDADIIEWRAFGPQRDDQRRELAELRWTIEPLAARLAAGHGREDMQQRLGDMVEIMGHAFAQGDALTFSRADAEFHSLLVQLAGNRMLEHLSGIVSAALQVSGAPITGCDRPSDASLAHHGRIVDALANGDPIAAETAVRQLLTVHPEVERVVPAPREH; this is encoded by the coding sequence ATGAGCACCCTTGCGCACACCATGATGACCGCCCGCACCGCCGAAGCCGGCCTCTCCGCCCCGGCCGACCTCGACCGCTACCCCTACGGCGAGGCGCGTCCGACCGACCGGCTCGGCGCCCCTGCCTGGGACGGCGGGGACGGGGAGCTCGGCCGCGTGGGCCGCAGGACGGCGGGCAGCCGCGGCCGCGGCCTGCACGGTCAACTCGTCCAGCAGCTCGGGCAGATGATCGTCTCCGGCGACCTCGGCGCGGACCGCCCCCTGGTCCCCGAGGAGATCGGCCAGCGCTTCGAGGTCTCCCGTACGGTCGTCCGCGAATCCCTGCGCGTGCTCGAGGCCAAGGGTCTGGTCAGCGCCCGGCCCAACGTCGGCACCCGGGTCCGTCCGGTCAGCGACTGGAACCTGCTCGACGCCGACATCATCGAGTGGCGCGCCTTCGGCCCCCAGCGTGACGACCAGCGCCGCGAGCTCGCCGAGCTGCGCTGGACCATCGAGCCGCTCGCCGCCCGCCTGGCCGCGGGCCATGGCCGCGAGGACATGCAGCAGCGACTCGGCGACATGGTGGAGATCATGGGCCATGCCTTCGCCCAGGGTGACGCGCTCACGTTCTCGCGGGCCGACGCCGAGTTCCACTCCCTCCTGGTCCAGCTCGCCGGCAACCGGATGCTCGAGCACCTCTCCGGCATCGTCTCGGCCGCCCTCCAGGTCTCCGGCGCCCCCATTACGGGCTGTGACCGCCCCTCGGACGCCTCCCTCGCGCACCACGGGCGGATCGTGGACGCGCTCGCCAACGGCGACCCCATTGCCGCCGAGACGGCCGTACGTCAACTGCTCACCGTTCACCCGGAGGTGGAGCGGGTCGTCCCCGCCCCGCGCGAGCACTGA
- a CDS encoding ATP-binding cassette domain-containing protein, with protein MLQAIGLTSAPRPDLPPVVDDLTFEARPGQLTALLGAPGSGRTTALRLMLELEPGRGVTYFRGRPLHAIAHPAREVGTLLGDVPGHPARTVRGQLKLMCTVAGVPVARAEEMLEVVGLSGLADQRLGTLSLGMDRRLGLASALLGDPHTLLLDEPAEGLSPRENAWLHGLLRGHAEHGGTVLCTFADPKEAARVADRVVTIDGGRLVADQDATAFARTRLRPRVAVATPHAARLGALVTREARAAQRSVEVVAEDGNHLSVYGSSTAEVGETAFRNGVLLHRLADEVGDAGPGVHVPPRERTAPPRSSHPLPITRTPARTPLRPLRYELRRLLGVRTTFLLAAGVLALSALLAVLLARGGHTPPSRLLAAWPGLLPLPPAALGAGLFGALSFGDEYRYPALAADRGTIPRRLGLLLAKLFVTAAAALLIGALAVALDYQVLRLVYGRGVAGPAREWPAMGASWAGLTVGCAWAGLLAAGIFRATSAGLAAVLAVPVAVVPLLRKAVEGHSVRSVAGLPDRLRDLAWVRWPHALDHLLVAGLHLVAEPVGAALALSLTVLVCAYLLTGLRARARW; from the coding sequence ATGCTCCAGGCAATCGGACTCACCAGCGCCCCCCGTCCCGATCTTCCGCCCGTTGTGGACGACCTCACGTTCGAGGCGAGACCCGGGCAGCTCACCGCCCTCCTGGGCGCGCCGGGTTCGGGTCGGACCACCGCCCTGCGCCTGATGCTCGAACTCGAACCCGGCCGGGGCGTCACCTACTTCAGGGGCCGCCCCCTGCACGCGATCGCCCACCCCGCCCGAGAAGTGGGCACGCTGCTCGGCGATGTGCCGGGTCATCCCGCCCGCACCGTCCGGGGTCAGCTCAAGCTCATGTGCACCGTCGCCGGTGTGCCGGTGGCGCGCGCCGAGGAGATGCTGGAGGTCGTCGGGCTCTCCGGCCTCGCCGACCAACGCCTGGGCACCCTCTCGCTCGGCATGGACCGCCGGCTCGGTCTTGCCTCCGCCCTGCTCGGCGACCCGCACACCCTCCTTCTCGACGAGCCCGCGGAGGGCCTGTCGCCCCGGGAGAACGCCTGGCTCCACGGCCTGCTGCGCGGCCATGCCGAGCACGGCGGCACCGTCCTGTGCACCTTCGCCGACCCCAAGGAAGCCGCCCGGGTGGCGGACCGTGTGGTCACCATCGACGGTGGCCGGCTCGTCGCCGACCAGGACGCCACCGCGTTCGCCCGTACCCGGCTGCGGCCGCGCGTCGCCGTCGCCACCCCGCACGCCGCCCGGCTCGGCGCCCTCGTCACCCGCGAGGCGCGCGCCGCCCAGCGCTCCGTCGAGGTGGTCGCCGAGGACGGCAACCACCTGTCCGTGTACGGCAGCAGCACGGCGGAGGTCGGGGAGACGGCCTTCCGCAACGGCGTGCTGCTGCACCGCCTTGCGGACGAGGTCGGGGACGCCGGACCCGGCGTCCACGTCCCACCCCGAGAACGGACCGCCCCGCCCCGGAGTTCCCACCCGCTGCCCATCACCCGCACGCCCGCCCGCACCCCGCTGCGCCCTCTGCGCTACGAGCTGCGCAGGCTCCTCGGCGTCCGGACAACCTTCCTGCTGGCAGCGGGAGTTCTGGCCCTGTCGGCGCTCCTCGCCGTGCTGCTCGCGCGGGGCGGGCACACCCCGCCGTCGCGGTTGCTCGCCGCGTGGCCGGGGCTGCTGCCGCTGCCGCCCGCCGCTCTCGGCGCGGGCCTGTTCGGCGCACTGTCCTTCGGTGACGAATACCGCTACCCGGCGCTCGCCGCCGACCGCGGCACCATCCCGCGCCGGCTCGGGCTGCTCCTCGCCAAACTCTTCGTGACGGCGGCCGCGGCGCTCCTGATCGGCGCCCTCGCGGTCGCCCTCGACTACCAGGTCCTGCGCCTGGTGTACGGCAGGGGAGTGGCGGGGCCGGCCCGGGAATGGCCGGCCATGGGCGCGAGTTGGGCCGGACTCACCGTCGGCTGCGCCTGGGCGGGGCTGCTCGCCGCCGGGATCTTCCGGGCCACGTCCGCCGGGCTCGCCGCGGTGCTCGCCGTGCCCGTCGCCGTCGTACCGCTCCTGCGGAAGGCCGTCGAAGGACACTCGGTCCGCTCCGTCGCCGGGCTTCCCGACCGGCTCCGCGACCTGGCCTGGGTGCGCTGGCCGCACGCCCTGGACCACCTGCTCGTCGCCGGGCTCCACCTGGTCGCCGAACCGGTCGGAGCCGCGCTCGCGCTGTCGCTCACCGTTCTGGTCTGCGCCTACCTGCTCACCGGCCTGCGTGCCAGGGCCCGTTGGTGA
- a CDS encoding NUDIX hydrolase: MPPYDPSAFPPFAVTVDLVVLTVRRHALCALVVRRGEPPFQGRWALPGGFVRDDEDLSTAAARELGEETGLCASDPSAPALANGAHLEQLATYGDPRRDPRMRVVSVAHLALAPDLPAPRAGGDAHSARWAPVEDLLGQDGGFGRDGEQPAPLAFDHAQILSDGVERARSKIEYSSLATAFCPAEFTVGELRRVYEAVWGVALDPRNFHRKVTGTPGFLVPSGGTTTRQGGRPAQLFRAGGATLLNPPMLRPEV; encoded by the coding sequence ATGCCCCCCTACGACCCGTCGGCCTTTCCGCCCTTCGCCGTGACCGTCGACCTGGTCGTGCTGACCGTGCGCCGCCACGCGCTCTGCGCGCTCGTGGTGCGCCGTGGGGAGCCACCCTTCCAGGGGCGCTGGGCGCTGCCCGGCGGGTTCGTCCGCGACGACGAGGATCTCTCCACCGCCGCGGCGCGCGAACTGGGCGAAGAGACCGGGCTCTGTGCCTCCGACCCGTCGGCTCCGGCGCTCGCCAACGGCGCCCACCTCGAACAGCTCGCCACCTACGGCGACCCCCGCCGCGACCCCCGGATGCGCGTGGTCAGCGTGGCGCACCTCGCCCTCGCTCCGGACCTGCCGGCGCCGCGTGCGGGAGGCGACGCGCACAGCGCACGCTGGGCACCCGTCGAGGACCTGCTCGGCCAGGACGGCGGCTTCGGCCGCGACGGCGAGCAGCCCGCGCCGCTCGCCTTCGACCACGCCCAGATCCTCTCGGACGGGGTGGAGCGAGCCCGCTCGAAGATCGAGTACTCGTCGCTCGCGACGGCCTTCTGCCCCGCCGAGTTCACCGTCGGCGAGCTGCGCCGGGTGTACGAAGCGGTGTGGGGCGTCGCCCTCGACCCGCGCAACTTCCACCGCAAGGTGACCGGCACGCCGGGCTTCCTGGTGCCGTCCGGCGGCACCACGACCCGCCAGGGCGGTCGCCCGGCCCAGTTGTTCCGGGCGGGCGGCGCGACACTTCTCAACCCGCCGATGCTGAGGCCCGAAGTCTGA
- a CDS encoding glycogen debranching N-terminal domain-containing protein codes for MVSTAPPRAGAGGMPGPVPPRVPGSLPAELPAVHAAVICVALPGLVVSPEHGQLTGHGLEGFYQHGRRLLSRCQLRVAGRDPISVQGRSIAADRARFVAVVRTAADGGPDPELCVERLRHADGTERITLTSSAGRPVRFPVEIALGTDLAELGRVSAGRAGPELPASVHDSGMRWTSGNAHCAVTAQPPPTDALASAGVLRWAVELPPGGSYTIQLSVRSGRPVRPAGQAASPLPSVQEARAEGDDPRVAMLWQRSIDDLRALLIRDPANPADLHAAGGVPWRCGAAPAESLWAARMALPLSTRLAAATLRTLARTQLGGKGLELGRIPGPLRDAGPFLPPGCTGVEATLAFPVVLAEARLWGLPESDVAALLPAAERCLHWLGAALGDDGYLAEPGPGARLVRAETQAHAHRAALLGGELLRDCGRPGADVWLARAKTMRERFRAEFWVDDLGGGRPAAARTADGRPVPLLGAGAAHLLDTGLLGGGRLAPGLLDKVQTEQLARLLGGPAMDSGWGLRGLAVKEPGYNAFGHRAGAVRVHESAVAVAGLAGAGYEKEAVALLRGVLAAAEAFDHRLPEMYAGEQRTAGSVPVPHPAACRPAAVAAAAGIHLLATLAGVRPDAPAGSVALHPMRSAPLGAIRLAGLSVAGEPFTVRVSRLGVGMVEQAAERLQLGG; via the coding sequence GGCTGCTCTCGCGCTGCCAGTTGAGAGTGGCGGGCCGGGACCCGATCTCCGTGCAGGGCAGGTCGATAGCGGCCGACCGCGCCCGATTCGTCGCCGTGGTGCGCACCGCGGCGGACGGCGGGCCCGACCCCGAGCTCTGTGTCGAACGGTTACGCCATGCGGACGGCACCGAACGGATCACCCTGACCAGTTCCGCGGGGCGGCCCGTGAGGTTCCCGGTGGAGATCGCTCTGGGCACCGACCTGGCGGAGCTGGGGAGGGTGTCGGCGGGGCGCGCGGGGCCCGAACTGCCCGCCAGCGTCCACGACTCGGGGATGCGCTGGACCTCGGGCAACGCGCACTGCGCGGTGACCGCCCAGCCGCCGCCCACCGACGCGCTCGCCTCCGCAGGGGTACTGCGCTGGGCGGTGGAGCTTCCTCCGGGCGGCTCGTACACGATCCAGTTGTCCGTCCGGTCGGGGCGTCCCGTGCGGCCGGCCGGCCAGGCAGCGAGCCCGCTGCCCTCGGTCCAGGAGGCCAGGGCCGAGGGGGACGACCCGCGGGTGGCGATGCTGTGGCAGCGCAGCATCGACGACCTGCGGGCCCTGCTGATCCGCGACCCCGCGAACCCGGCGGACCTGCACGCGGCGGGCGGTGTGCCCTGGCGGTGCGGCGCGGCGCCCGCCGAGTCGCTCTGGGCGGCGCGGATGGCGCTGCCGCTGTCCACCCGGCTCGCGGCCGCCACCCTGCGCACCCTGGCCAGGACCCAACTGGGGGGTAAGGGGCTGGAGTTGGGGCGCATTCCGGGTCCGCTGCGCGACGCCGGCCCGTTCCTCCCGCCGGGCTGTACGGGGGTGGAGGCCACGCTGGCCTTCCCTGTCGTGCTCGCGGAGGCGCGGCTTTGGGGGCTTCCCGAGTCGGACGTGGCGGCGCTGCTGCCCGCGGCCGAGCGCTGTCTGCACTGGCTGGGCGCCGCTCTGGGTGACGACGGCTACCTCGCCGAGCCCGGCCCCGGAGCCCGTCTCGTCCGCGCCGAGACCCAGGCCCATGCCCACCGGGCCGCGCTGCTCGGTGGGGAGTTGCTGCGGGACTGCGGGCGTCCCGGAGCGGATGTCTGGCTCGCACGGGCCAAGACGATGAGGGAGCGGTTCCGGGCGGAGTTCTGGGTCGATGACCTCGGCGGCGGCCGTCCCGCCGCGGCCCGCACCGCCGACGGGCGCCCGGTGCCGCTGCTCGGAGCGGGCGCCGCCCACCTCCTCGACACGGGGCTGCTCGGCGGCGGCCGCCTCGCACCCGGGCTGCTCGACAAGGTGCAGACCGAGCAGCTGGCCCGGCTGCTCGGCGGCCCCGCGATGGATTCGGGATGGGGGCTGCGCGGGCTCGCCGTGAAGGAGCCCGGGTACAACGCGTTCGGGCACCGGGCCGGCGCGGTGCGGGTCCACGAGAGCGCCGTCGCCGTCGCGGGGCTCGCGGGCGCCGGCTACGAGAAGGAGGCCGTCGCCCTGCTGCGGGGGGTCCTGGCCGCCGCGGAGGCGTTCGACCACCGGCTGCCCGAGATGTACGCGGGAGAGCAGCGCACCGCGGGAAGCGTGCCCGTGCCGCACCCGGCCGCCTGCCGCCCGGCGGCGGTGGCCGCCGCGGCGGGGATCCACCTGCTCGCCACCCTGGCCGGTGTCCGCCCGGACGCCCCGGCCGGATCGGTCGCGCTGCACCCGATGCGGTCGGCCCCGCTCGGCGCGATCCGGCTCGCCGGTCTCAGCGTGGCGGGGGAACCGTTCACCGTACGGGTCAGCAGGCTCGGCGTCGGCATGGTCGAGCAGGCCGCCGAACGGCTCCAGTTGGGGGGTTGA